Proteins from a single region of Bradyrhizobium diazoefficiens:
- a CDS encoding lytic transglycosylase domain-containing protein, translating into MAGLSISCVALAKSNETAEDTAKELAKGPAKEPAKGTAKPTAKPAAKQPAKNAAKGAAKGPAKEAGKEATKSATKGAAPAAKDAAKKPAGKDAAKDKPKAAAAAPAPKSKSRPANAAAPQAAPAVTATVRPSAPASASARPVATPVLAPATRQHAAPRKPVTPAAVAATSSTSQADKDTLENVIELVRKRKPGDATNYAASISDPVARKLAEWIILRSEDNSASVERYRAFLSANPSWPSQTFLRRRLEAAMWDDRRDDSVAWSWFENESPVSAKGRFMLAKAMLARGDRANAERLVREAWRSDPMSEETENNALDQFGGLLTPGDQKARMDTLLYGSEHEAALRAAKRLGAGYVALAKARIASFKKAPNARALLEEVPRDLHSDPGFIFSKIQLLRREEKFPEAAQLMLSAPKDPNRLYNLDEWWIERRLLARKMIDTEDFRTAYLIARDAALPSRDIYKTEQEFTAGWIALRFLGDPAAASQHFARIGVGSVNPTTLARAGYWQGRAAEAAGRQQEARTAYARAAEQSTSYYGQLARAKLGLPQIELNSQPRGRGAERLEIVRAAQLLYELDERELAVPMLADMGENGDPEALAGLGELAQRYSDARGMLLVGKAALNRGLPFDFYAYPVNGIPQFTQIGPEVERSIVYAIARQESAFNPSVVSPAQAYGLMQVTPDAARYVCKRHGATYDLSRLKNDSSYNATLGAAELGGLLEDYRGSYIMTFAAYNAGRGSVKKWIDRYGDPRDPKVDAVDWVELIPFSETRNYVQRIMENLQVYRARFGGGTRLRIEADLRRGAGSVE; encoded by the coding sequence ATGGCCGGTCTGTCGATCAGTTGCGTCGCCTTGGCCAAGTCCAATGAGACGGCCGAGGACACCGCCAAGGAACTTGCCAAGGGACCTGCCAAGGAACCTGCCAAGGGAACGGCGAAGCCAACCGCCAAACCAGCGGCCAAGCAGCCCGCCAAGAATGCGGCGAAGGGAGCTGCCAAAGGACCGGCCAAGGAAGCAGGCAAAGAAGCAACCAAGAGCGCAACGAAGGGAGCAGCGCCCGCCGCCAAGGATGCGGCGAAGAAACCTGCCGGCAAGGACGCCGCGAAAGACAAGCCGAAGGCCGCAGCTGCGGCCCCAGCGCCAAAATCAAAATCGCGACCGGCCAACGCGGCGGCCCCTCAGGCCGCGCCGGCGGTAACAGCCACCGTCAGGCCTTCCGCGCCGGCGTCCGCCTCCGCAAGGCCTGTCGCAACGCCGGTGCTGGCGCCCGCGACCCGTCAGCACGCCGCGCCGCGCAAGCCGGTGACGCCGGCCGCGGTCGCGGCGACCTCGTCGACCTCGCAAGCCGACAAGGACACGCTCGAGAACGTCATCGAGCTGGTGCGCAAGCGCAAGCCGGGCGACGCCACCAATTACGCAGCTTCGATTTCGGATCCCGTGGCGCGAAAACTCGCGGAATGGATCATCCTGCGCAGCGAGGACAATAGCGCGAGCGTCGAGCGCTACCGCGCCTTCTTGTCCGCCAATCCGAGCTGGCCATCGCAGACCTTCCTGCGACGCCGTCTCGAGGCCGCGATGTGGGACGACAGGCGCGACGATTCCGTTGCGTGGTCGTGGTTCGAGAATGAATCCCCGGTTTCGGCCAAGGGCCGCTTCATGCTTGCCAAGGCGATGCTGGCGCGCGGCGACCGCGCCAATGCCGAGCGGCTGGTGCGCGAGGCCTGGCGCAGCGACCCGATGTCGGAGGAGACCGAGAACAACGCGCTCGATCAGTTCGGCGGCCTGCTGACGCCGGGCGACCAGAAGGCGCGGATGGACACGCTGCTCTATGGCAGCGAGCACGAGGCGGCGCTGCGCGCGGCCAAGCGGCTCGGCGCCGGTTACGTCGCGCTTGCCAAGGCCCGTATTGCCTCGTTCAAGAAGGCGCCCAACGCGCGCGCGCTGCTCGAAGAGGTGCCGCGCGATCTGCACAGCGATCCCGGCTTCATCTTCAGCAAGATCCAGCTGCTGCGGCGCGAAGAGAAGTTTCCCGAGGCGGCCCAGCTCATGCTGTCGGCGCCGAAGGATCCGAACCGGCTCTACAATCTCGACGAATGGTGGATCGAGCGGCGCCTCCTGGCGCGCAAGATGATCGATACCGAAGACTTCCGCACCGCCTATCTGATTGCGCGCGACGCGGCGCTGCCCTCGCGCGACATCTACAAGACCGAGCAGGAGTTCACGGCGGGCTGGATCGCGCTCCGCTTCCTGGGCGATCCCGCAGCAGCCAGCCAGCACTTTGCCCGTATCGGCGTCGGCAGCGTCAATCCGACCACGCTTGCGCGTGCCGGGTACTGGCAGGGCCGTGCGGCCGAGGCCGCCGGTCGCCAGCAGGAGGCGCGCACCGCCTATGCCCGCGCCGCCGAGCAGTCCACCAGCTATTATGGCCAGCTCGCGCGCGCCAAACTCGGCCTGCCGCAGATCGAGCTGAACAGCCAGCCGCGCGGCCGCGGCGCCGAACGGCTGGAGATCGTGCGCGCGGCGCAATTGCTCTACGAGCTCGACGAGCGCGAACTCGCCGTGCCCATGCTCGCCGACATGGGCGAGAACGGCGATCCCGAGGCGCTGGCAGGCCTCGGCGAGCTCGCCCAGCGCTACAGCGACGCACGCGGCATGCTGCTGGTCGGCAAGGCCGCGCTCAACCGCGGCCTGCCATTCGATTTCTACGCCTACCCCGTCAACGGCATTCCGCAGTTCACGCAGATCGGCCCCGAGGTCGAGCGCAGCATCGTCTACGCCATCGCGCGGCAGGAAAGCGCCTTCAATCCCTCCGTTGTCTCGCCGGCACAGGCCTATGGCCTGATGCAGGTGACGCCGGATGCCGCACGCTATGTCTGCAAGCGGCACGGCGCGACCTATGACCTGTCGCGGCTGAAGAACGATTCGTCCTACAACGCCACGCTCGGCGCGGCCGAGCTCGGAGGCCTGCTCGAGGATTATCGCGGCTCCTACATCATGACCTTCGCGGCCTACAATGCCGGCCGCGGCAGCGTGAAGAAGTGGATCGACCGCTATGGTGACCCGCGCGACCCCAAGGTCGACGCGGTCGACTGGGTCGAGCTGATCCCGTTCTCCGAGACGCGCAACTACGTGCAGCGGATCATGGAGAATCTCCAGGTCTACCGCGCCCGCTTCGGCGGCGGCACGCGCTTGCGGATCGAGGCCGATTTGCGCCGCGGCGCCGGCAGCGTGGAGTAG
- a CDS encoding porin translates to MKLVKSLLLGSAAGLIAVSGAQAADLPLKAKAVEYVRICSLYGAGFYYMPGTDTCIKLGGYVRADMILGGAGDYNFRQGVGAGTNNRLTDYYHSRARMDFTVDTRTATEYGVVRTYADMVFTWDTPGVTGSSPSAFSTTGSSASLGLYHAFIQFAGFTFGRTVSIFDAPWQSYPAGGPDTLPGGSNNVTGINQVAYTADFGQGITASLALQDMTTAAGGQSNLWNTTGNTAANFVTGVYGLNDWGGTRSPDIVGQVRVDQAWGLAQISAVAHELHSAYYGATEPTGHPDDKWGWAVQGALSIKNIPTGAGDSINLQAVYTDGATRYNFQSLFPQSFFMFSGTGLAGAYQSTGFAGLADGVFATGTGIDTVKTWGFRGGYTHNWNPNWATGIYGAYAQLKYGDAGKAMICGVGSAFAAIAVAGSTCNPDFNFAAIGINTAWTPVKNLTFTADLSYSHLDQKYSGAIASPGLASGAKPAAVYELKDQNSLEMLLRAQRNF, encoded by the coding sequence ATGAAGTTGGTTAAGAGCCTTTTGCTCGGCTCAGCGGCGGGTCTGATCGCCGTGAGCGGAGCGCAGGCAGCTGATCTGCCGTTGAAGGCCAAAGCGGTCGAATACGTGAGGATCTGCTCCCTGTACGGTGCGGGTTTCTACTACATGCCCGGCACTGACACCTGCATCAAGCTGGGTGGCTATGTGCGTGCCGACATGATCCTCGGCGGCGCTGGCGACTACAATTTCCGGCAAGGCGTGGGCGCGGGAACGAACAATCGTCTGACTGACTACTATCACAGCCGCGCTCGTATGGACTTCACCGTCGATACGCGCACTGCGACCGAGTATGGTGTGGTTCGCACCTACGCCGATATGGTCTTCACCTGGGATACCCCAGGCGTTACGGGCAGCAGCCCGTCGGCATTCTCGACGACCGGCAGCTCGGCCTCGCTCGGCCTCTACCATGCGTTCATCCAGTTCGCTGGCTTCACGTTCGGCCGCACCGTCTCGATCTTCGACGCTCCGTGGCAGAGCTATCCGGCTGGCGGTCCCGATACGCTTCCGGGCGGCAGCAACAACGTGACCGGCATCAACCAGGTTGCCTACACGGCTGACTTCGGCCAGGGCATCACCGCTTCGCTGGCGTTGCAGGACATGACGACGGCGGCCGGTGGCCAGTCGAACCTCTGGAACACGACGGGGAATACGGCCGCTAACTTCGTGACCGGCGTCTATGGTCTCAACGATTGGGGTGGGACGCGTTCTCCCGACATCGTCGGTCAGGTCCGCGTCGACCAGGCCTGGGGTCTGGCCCAGATCTCGGCTGTCGCGCATGAACTCCACTCTGCCTACTACGGTGCGACCGAACCCACCGGTCATCCCGACGACAAGTGGGGTTGGGCGGTTCAGGGTGCGTTGTCCATCAAGAACATCCCGACCGGAGCCGGCGACAGCATCAACTTGCAGGCTGTCTACACGGATGGCGCGACCCGCTACAACTTCCAGAGCTTGTTCCCGCAGAGCTTCTTCATGTTCAGCGGCACTGGCCTGGCTGGCGCCTACCAGAGCACCGGTTTCGCCGGTCTTGCTGACGGCGTCTTCGCAACGGGTACCGGCATCGATACCGTCAAGACCTGGGGCTTCCGGGGTGGTTATACCCACAATTGGAACCCGAACTGGGCTACCGGCATCTACGGTGCGTATGCTCAGCTGAAGTACGGCGATGCTGGCAAGGCGATGATCTGCGGCGTCGGCAGTGCCTTCGCTGCTATCGCGGTCGCGGGTTCTACTTGTAACCCGGACTTCAACTTCGCGGCTATCGGTATCAATACCGCGTGGACTCCGGTCAAGAACCTGACCTTCACGGCAGACCTGAGCTACTCGCATCTGGACCAGAAGTATTCGGGCGCGATCGCGAGCCCGGGCCTTGCTTCCGGCGCCAAGCCGGCAGCTGTGTACGAGCTGAAGGACCAGAACTCGCTCGAAATGCTGCTGCGCGCTCAGCGCAACTTCTAA
- a CDS encoding FkbM family methyltransferase, with amino-acid sequence MSNNEPDLLNNLIRPERLTSVVDVGANPIDGEPPYKAMLQRRLCTVVGFEPQDEALAVLNAHKSDLESYYHYVVGNGHKAKLRLCRLPGMTSLLLPDQNVLSHFAKFAEWGSVVSEHQVQTRRLDDIAEIRDLDFLKIDVQGSELAVFGSGRQKLKQAVAIQTEVSFLCLYKDQPTFGDIDVELRKQGFVPHAFTSVKQRMIAPLSDPSNPHAAMNQLLEADIVYVRNFMRPADMTVEQLKHLAMISHHCYRSFDLAANCVHQLIARKAIPDQSIHDYMAFIQLRQR; translated from the coding sequence ATGAGTAACAACGAACCGGACCTTCTTAACAATCTCATCCGGCCGGAACGCTTGACCTCGGTCGTTGATGTCGGGGCCAATCCGATCGATGGCGAGCCGCCCTACAAGGCGATGCTGCAACGAAGGCTTTGTACCGTCGTCGGCTTTGAACCGCAGGACGAGGCGCTTGCGGTGCTCAATGCCCACAAGAGCGACCTCGAGAGCTACTATCACTATGTCGTCGGGAACGGGCACAAGGCAAAGCTGCGTCTCTGCCGACTGCCGGGAATGACAAGCCTGCTGCTTCCGGATCAGAATGTGCTCTCGCATTTCGCGAAATTTGCCGAATGGGGCAGCGTCGTCAGCGAACATCAGGTCCAGACCCGCCGGCTCGACGATATTGCCGAGATCCGGGATCTGGATTTCCTCAAAATCGACGTTCAGGGTTCGGAACTCGCCGTCTTCGGAAGTGGGCGGCAAAAGCTGAAGCAGGCGGTTGCCATCCAAACGGAGGTCTCGTTTCTTTGCCTCTATAAGGACCAGCCGACATTCGGCGATATCGATGTCGAATTGCGCAAGCAGGGGTTCGTTCCCCACGCCTTTACGTCCGTCAAACAGCGCATGATCGCTCCTTTGAGCGACCCGTCAAATCCTCATGCGGCCATGAATCAGCTGCTGGAGGCCGACATCGTCTATGTGCGAAATTTTATGCGGCCGGCCGACATGACGGTCGAGCAACTCAAGCATCTCGCAATGATCTCTCATCATTGCTACCGCTCGTTCGACCTTGCTGCGAACTGTGTTCACCAACTGATTGCTCGCAAGGCGATCCCCGATCAGTCGATCCACGATTACATGGCGTTCATCCAGCTTCGGCAACGCTGA
- a CDS encoding tetratricopeptide repeat protein encodes MSQKSRTKGASAPASLRPSAILDQAIAAHRSGNLSVAELAYTTILRGSKTHPIALHMLGLLHAQRGNFADAEPLLKKAVRLDAGNPEVLFTYANVLRALDKTDDALTWFAKVIALSPNFADAHLNRGAILLARKELHGAIAELDRAIAISPSSAAYANRGSAFHQLGQLDEAHDSYQRAVELAPLDPQNHFVSSEVLTQMGRHDEAIGALERTVALDRAFPFALSNLVASRQKRADWRSFEHEQVALGEAVESGVAVDPLTFFQASSSPARQLTCVKTFVAKTAPERGAAIPRTPPPISRLRVAYLSADFRNHATAHLTAGLFEAHDRERFDVSAISYGPDDGSKMRSRLKAAFERFEDVSHLNDEDVIKLIRQLDIEVLVDLGGFTAGARPEILARRAAPLQVNYLGFPGTMGASYIDYIMADRIVIPEGEQQHYAEKVIYLPDSYQVTDARRPIPPNVPARSELGLADDAFVYCAFNRTSKITPRLFDVWMRLLAKTEGSVLWLLDGDPIARENLRREAVARGIAADRIVFAPTVPADEHLARHQLADLFLDTLPYNAHTSASDALWAGLPVLTCLGTAFAGRVAASLLNAVGLPELVTRSLDEYESLALRIAHDSELRIALKSKLATHRTTWPLFDTVGMTRHIEKAFNEMWRRHCAGEARASFAV; translated from the coding sequence ATGTCGCAGAAGAGCCGCACCAAGGGAGCTTCGGCCCCCGCCTCACTCCGTCCGTCGGCTATTCTGGACCAGGCAATTGCGGCGCACCGTTCGGGCAATCTGTCGGTGGCGGAGCTCGCCTACACCACCATTCTGAGGGGAAGCAAAACGCATCCCATCGCGCTGCATATGCTGGGGCTGTTGCACGCCCAGCGCGGCAATTTTGCGGACGCCGAGCCATTGCTCAAGAAGGCTGTCCGCCTCGACGCCGGCAATCCCGAGGTTCTTTTCACCTATGCCAACGTGCTGCGTGCATTGGACAAGACAGACGATGCACTCACTTGGTTTGCGAAAGTCATTGCCCTGTCTCCGAACTTTGCCGATGCGCATCTCAATCGCGGAGCGATCCTGCTTGCACGGAAGGAGCTTCACGGCGCCATCGCGGAACTTGATCGCGCCATTGCGATTTCGCCATCGAGCGCAGCGTACGCAAACCGAGGCAGTGCGTTCCACCAGCTCGGTCAGCTCGACGAAGCGCATGACAGCTACCAACGTGCCGTCGAACTTGCACCGTTAGATCCACAGAACCACTTCGTCTCGTCAGAGGTCCTTACCCAGATGGGCCGACACGACGAAGCGATCGGCGCGCTCGAAAGAACAGTCGCGCTGGATAGGGCCTTCCCGTTCGCGCTGAGCAATCTGGTTGCGTCCAGGCAGAAGCGCGCCGACTGGCGCAGTTTCGAACATGAACAGGTCGCCCTGGGCGAGGCCGTCGAATCCGGCGTGGCGGTCGACCCCCTTACCTTCTTTCAGGCATCGTCGTCTCCCGCACGCCAATTGACCTGTGTGAAGACATTTGTCGCCAAGACCGCCCCGGAACGAGGTGCCGCGATACCCAGGACGCCGCCGCCGATTTCCCGGCTGCGGGTCGCGTACCTGTCTGCCGATTTTCGTAATCACGCCACTGCGCATTTGACGGCCGGACTTTTCGAGGCGCACGACCGCGAGCGCTTCGACGTCAGCGCCATCTCCTACGGTCCAGATGACGGCAGCAAGATGCGCAGCCGCCTGAAGGCAGCATTCGAACGCTTTGAAGATGTCAGCCATCTTAACGACGAGGATGTGATCAAGCTGATACGCCAGCTCGACATTGAGGTCCTCGTCGATCTCGGAGGCTTCACTGCCGGTGCGCGGCCGGAAATCCTCGCCCGCCGGGCGGCTCCCCTCCAGGTCAACTATCTCGGCTTCCCCGGCACGATGGGCGCGTCCTATATCGACTACATCATGGCCGACCGGATCGTCATCCCCGAAGGAGAGCAGCAGCATTACGCCGAGAAGGTGATTTATCTCCCCGACAGCTATCAAGTGACCGACGCGAGACGACCGATCCCGCCAAATGTACCGGCCCGGAGCGAACTCGGACTGGCCGACGATGCATTCGTCTACTGCGCCTTCAACCGAACGTCCAAGATCACGCCCCGGCTGTTCGATGTCTGGATGAGGCTGCTTGCGAAGACCGAGGGCAGCGTCCTTTGGCTGCTTGATGGGGACCCGATCGCCAGGGAGAACCTGAGGCGTGAAGCCGTTGCGCGCGGCATCGCCGCCGACAGGATCGTGTTCGCTCCAACCGTCCCTGCCGACGAACATTTGGCGCGCCACCAGCTCGCCGATCTGTTCCTGGACACATTGCCCTACAACGCGCACACCTCGGCCAGTGACGCACTTTGGGCTGGCTTGCCTGTCCTGACCTGCCTCGGCACCGCCTTTGCGGGACGTGTTGCAGCCAGTCTCCTGAATGCTGTCGGCCTTCCTGAGCTGGTGACGCGCTCGCTGGACGAATATGAGAGTTTGGCGCTTCGGATTGCGCACGATTCCGAACTTCGAATCGCCCTGAAGAGCAAGCTGGCGACGCATCGGACCACCTGGCCTCTCTTCGATACTGTCGGCATGACCCGACACATCGAAAAGGCCTTCAATGAAATGTGGCGCCGGCATTGCGCCGGCGAAGCGCGGGCCTCGTTTGCCGTCTAG